From Candidatus Methylomirabilota bacterium, a single genomic window includes:
- a CDS encoding DHH family phosphoesterase, whose translation MRPVLVVPEDLLPHLGSHVAFGGEPPSYLVASVSLRTRLARRKIRATVGDPEDAPSYRRLLAKGRGALVVAAPAARLPLVVAAIRAGVPDAAVLVVADERLRGSGIVTVSPAAFAERVLEPELERACARARAERLRTHFYDAERVLILMQDDPDPDAIASALALRTLLGRNRTGAPICTFGTITRPENLAMCKILEIDVEPITTREMHGFDRVAMVDVQPSFLEERFVDVDLVIDHHPIEEPIRAHIRDVRPSYGATSTILVEYLRAADVKISQRLATALLYGIKADTLGLERGGTKADLEAFTYLYLLANHNALRRIERPELSEAALDALAAGLVKRRIVKGVFFSHLGRVATVDLIPQFADFGLQAEGVEWSVVSGEVAGDLHVSVRNVGYVKSAGEVTRAAFGDLGSAGGHRTMAKAVMPLRDLLEAGGETRSSTGCQERIIERFLRALGQNGKAH comes from the coding sequence ATGCGCCCCGTGCTGGTCGTGCCCGAAGATCTCCTGCCCCACCTGGGCAGCCACGTCGCCTTCGGCGGCGAGCCGCCGAGCTACCTGGTCGCCTCGGTCTCCCTGCGAACACGGCTCGCGCGACGGAAGATCCGCGCCACCGTCGGTGATCCCGAGGACGCGCCGTCCTACCGGCGGCTCCTCGCCAAAGGTCGCGGGGCGCTCGTGGTGGCCGCGCCCGCCGCCCGGCTCCCGCTCGTGGTCGCGGCCATCCGGGCCGGCGTCCCGGACGCCGCCGTGCTCGTGGTGGCCGACGAGCGGCTCCGCGGCTCGGGCATCGTCACGGTATCGCCCGCCGCCTTCGCCGAGCGCGTGCTCGAGCCCGAGCTCGAGCGCGCCTGCGCCCGGGCGCGCGCCGAGCGGCTGCGCACGCACTTCTACGACGCCGAGCGGGTCCTCATCCTGATGCAGGACGACCCCGACCCCGATGCCATCGCCTCCGCCCTGGCCCTGCGCACCCTGCTCGGACGCAATCGCACGGGAGCGCCCATCTGCACCTTCGGCACCATCACACGGCCGGAGAACCTGGCCATGTGCAAGATCCTCGAGATCGACGTCGAGCCGATCACCACGCGGGAGATGCACGGCTTCGACCGCGTGGCCATGGTCGATGTGCAGCCCTCTTTCCTCGAGGAGCGCTTCGTCGACGTCGACCTCGTCATCGACCACCACCCGATCGAGGAGCCCATCCGTGCCCATATCCGCGACGTGCGGCCATCCTATGGCGCCACCTCGACCATCCTCGTCGAGTATCTACGGGCCGCCGACGTGAAGATCAGCCAGCGCCTGGCCACCGCGCTGCTCTATGGCATCAAGGCCGACACCCTGGGGCTCGAGCGCGGCGGCACCAAGGCCGACCTCGAGGCCTTCACCTACCTCTACCTTCTCGCCAATCACAATGCCTTGCGCCGGATCGAGCGCCCCGAGCTTTCCGAGGCCGCCCTCGACGCGCTGGCCGCGGGGCTCGTCAAGCGACGCATCGTCAAGGGCGTCTTCTTCTCCCACCTGGGACGGGTGGCCACCGTCGACCTCATTCCCCAGTTCGCCGACTTCGGGCTGCAGGCCGAGGGCGTGGAGTGGTCCGTCGTCTCGGGCGAGGTGGCCGGCGACCTTCACGTCTCCGTACGCAATGTCGGCTATGTCAAGAGCGCCGGCGAGGTGACGCGCGCGGCCTTCGGCGACTTGGGCTCGGCGGGCGGCCATCGCACGATGGCCAAGGCGGTCATGCCGCTGCGCGATCTCCTGGAGGCGGGTGGTGAGACCCGCTCCAGCACCGGGTGCCAGGAGCGCATCATCGAGCGCTTTCTCCGCGCCCTCGGCCAGAACGGCAAAGCCCACTAA
- a CDS encoding cation:proton antiporter, translating to MSADPILFRDLAYVFIAAVVGGALAWVARQPLVLGYVLGGLLISPLTPGPSVSDAHSFELFAEIGVVLLMFSVGIEFSLRDLQRVRWVALVGAPLGVLLTIGLGAGTGAVLGWPPLQGLMVGIVISVSSTMVLARLLMERGELHSRHGRVLIGISLVEDLAAVVLMVVTPELGLIEPKRFLGIGLALGKSALILIPFWYLSSKVFPPLMTRAAQTRSSELFLLFALAVGLGTAAATQAMGLSVALGAFLAGLVINESDYAHEILARLLSLRDAFVALFFVTVGVLIDVRSVLSNLPLLGTMVALIVVGKLVLRAAVVWALGQPLSTSLLVGTGLAQIGEFSFVLVQVARSAGHISSDVYQTALAASLITILLNAALFRVMEGWVGKLGLGGRRHRKELAVERSGLHDHVVLCGFGRVGSAIGEALESFGIRYLVIELDPDVIRGLAARGVPCLFGDAAHGRLLEHAGVDRATLAVVTVPVADRARLAVQGLRRMRPDLPILARFHDAAAREGLLRAGADELIQPETEAAATLIRHALRRLELPQERILAYLGRFRGAMEMAQGNAGPAEALPAVEEVVMGAGPLADQTLGEARVRERLGVTVVAITKAHGPVLHNPTAGTVLRTGDRLRVFGLPDQLAAFRREAGS from the coding sequence ATGAGCGCTGACCCCATTCTTTTCCGCGACCTCGCGTACGTCTTCATCGCGGCGGTGGTCGGCGGTGCCCTGGCCTGGGTGGCGCGCCAGCCCCTCGTTCTCGGCTATGTCCTGGGCGGGCTCCTGATCAGCCCGCTCACCCCGGGGCCCTCGGTCAGCGATGCCCACAGCTTCGAGCTCTTCGCGGAGATCGGCGTCGTCCTGCTCATGTTCTCGGTCGGGATCGAGTTCTCCCTCCGGGATCTCCAGCGCGTCCGCTGGGTGGCCCTCGTGGGCGCGCCGCTCGGGGTCCTGCTCACGATTGGCCTCGGCGCGGGCACCGGAGCGGTGCTGGGCTGGCCGCCCCTGCAGGGCCTCATGGTCGGCATCGTGATCTCCGTGTCGAGCACCATGGTGCTGGCCCGGCTGCTCATGGAGCGAGGTGAGCTTCACTCGCGCCACGGGCGGGTGCTGATCGGCATCAGCCTCGTCGAGGACCTGGCCGCCGTCGTGCTCATGGTGGTGACGCCCGAGCTGGGCTTGATCGAGCCCAAGCGGTTCCTCGGCATCGGGTTGGCGCTCGGCAAGTCGGCCCTCATCCTGATCCCATTCTGGTATCTCTCGAGCAAGGTGTTTCCGCCGCTCATGACTCGAGCGGCCCAGACGCGCAGCTCGGAGCTCTTCCTCCTCTTCGCGCTGGCCGTGGGCCTGGGCACCGCCGCCGCCACGCAGGCCATGGGGCTGTCGGTGGCCCTGGGAGCCTTTCTGGCCGGACTCGTCATCAACGAGTCGGACTATGCCCACGAGATCCTGGCGCGCCTGCTTTCTCTCCGGGACGCCTTCGTGGCGCTCTTTTTCGTCACGGTGGGTGTCCTGATCGATGTGCGGAGCGTTCTGAGCAATCTTCCGCTGCTCGGGACCATGGTCGCCCTCATCGTCGTGGGCAAGCTCGTGCTGCGCGCGGCCGTCGTGTGGGCGCTCGGCCAGCCGCTCTCCACCTCCCTCCTGGTGGGCACGGGGCTGGCGCAGATCGGCGAGTTCTCCTTCGTGCTCGTGCAGGTCGCGCGCAGCGCCGGGCACATCAGCTCCGACGTGTACCAGACGGCGCTGGCCGCCTCGCTCATCACCATTCTCCTCAACGCCGCCCTCTTCCGCGTCATGGAGGGATGGGTGGGCAAGCTCGGCCTGGGCGGCCGGCGGCACCGGAAGGAATTGGCCGTCGAGCGGTCCGGGCTGCACGACCACGTCGTCCTCTGTGGATTCGGCCGCGTGGGGAGCGCCATCGGCGAGGCACTCGAGAGCTTTGGCATCCGGTATCTCGTCATTGAACTAGATCCGGACGTCATTCGAGGGCTGGCCGCGCGCGGGGTGCCGTGCCTCTTCGGCGACGCTGCCCATGGGCGGCTCCTCGAGCACGCGGGCGTCGATCGCGCGACGCTTGCCGTGGTCACCGTGCCCGTGGCTGATCGAGCGCGCCTCGCTGTCCAGGGGCTCCGTCGCATGCGCCCCGACCTCCCCATCCTGGCGCGCTTTCACGACGCGGCGGCTCGCGAGGGACTCCTGCGCGCGGGCGCCGACGAGCTCATACAGCCCGAGACCGAGGCCGCGGCCACGCTGATCCGCCACGCCCTCCGCCGCCTCGAGCTTCCTCAGGAGCGCATCCTGGCCTATCTGGGCCGTTTCCGCGGCGCCATGGAGATGGCGCAGGGCAACGCGGGCCCGGCCGAGGCGCTGCCCGCGGTGGAGGAGGTGGTGATGGGGGCTGGGCCGCTCGCCGATCAGACGCTGGGCGAAGCGCGCGTCCGCGAGCGCCTCGGGGTGACGGTGGTCGCCATCACGAAAGCCCACGGCCCCGTGCTGCACAACCCGACGGCCGGCACCGTCCTGCGCACGGGCGACCGCCTCCGGGTCTTCGGTCTGCCCGATCAGCTGGCGGCCTTCCGGCGCGAAGCCGGCAGCTGA
- a CDS encoding rhomboid family intramembrane serine protease, with translation MFRQRSGSILCYACGKLNRADASACFYCGRRNPGLWGFGPSLGRVIGRLDFAGLVTIVAVAAYVASLLLDPSGLLRARGPFDFLAPSGPALNALGMTGAVAWHLGRWWTVLTAIYLHGSLLHLVFNLLWIRQMASDVEEVFGHARFIVIFTVSGALGFVLSNLVGITFTLGASGAVFGLFGAMVYYGRQRGGFFGQAVLRQYGTWALVIFVLGFLPGFHVNNWGHGGGFAGGFLAAMALGAGPGRPESGMHRVLAALCLGLTVVAFALALWTAFAA, from the coding sequence GTGTTCCGCCAGCGGTCCGGCTCCATCCTCTGCTACGCCTGCGGCAAGCTCAACCGCGCGGATGCGTCGGCCTGCTTCTATTGCGGGCGGAGAAATCCCGGCCTCTGGGGATTCGGGCCCTCACTCGGGCGCGTGATCGGCCGCCTGGACTTCGCGGGGCTCGTCACCATCGTCGCGGTGGCGGCCTATGTCGCCTCACTCCTCCTCGATCCGAGTGGACTGCTCCGCGCGCGCGGCCCCTTCGACTTCCTCGCGCCGAGCGGCCCGGCCCTGAACGCCCTCGGTATGACGGGCGCGGTCGCCTGGCATCTCGGCCGCTGGTGGACCGTGCTCACCGCGATCTACCTGCACGGCAGCTTGCTTCACCTGGTCTTCAACCTGCTCTGGATCCGTCAGATGGCCTCCGATGTCGAGGAGGTCTTCGGCCACGCACGCTTCATCGTGATCTTCACGGTGAGCGGCGCTCTCGGCTTCGTCCTCTCGAACCTCGTCGGCATTACCTTCACCCTCGGCGCCTCGGGCGCCGTCTTCGGTCTCTTCGGGGCCATGGTCTACTACGGGCGGCAGCGCGGCGGGTTCTTCGGTCAGGCGGTGCTCCGACAGTACGGCACGTGGGCCCTCGTCATCTTCGTCCTGGGCTTTTTGCCAGGCTTCCACGTCAACAACTGGGGTCATGGCGGCGGATTCGCCGGAGGCTTTCTCGCGGCCATGGCGCTGGGCGCCGGCCCGGGCCGGCCGGAGAGCGGCATGCATCGGGTGCTCGCGGCCCTATGCCTCGGCCTGACCGTCGTCGCTTTCGCGCTCGCGCTGTGGACGGCCTTCGCCGCCTGA